From Methanoculleus oceani, a single genomic window includes:
- a CDS encoding SIR2 family protein: MHGNLLLDDQIHIEQIRKYLWSGREYGKAAVMVGSGFSRNAERFSQTTPPFPLWSDLGRIFYDALNPQWNEPTLGSTRPVSGVAAVKYASEYEAKFGRLALNNLLLESTPDNKYSPGNLHELLLSLPWSDVFTTNYDTLLERTLPRIFDKKYDTIENINQIPTKMKPRIIKLHGSFPSNFPFIITQKDYDDYPKNFAPFTNLVQQSVMENIFCLIGFSGDDPNFVRWVEWVRKYLGGYAPPIYLCGVLDANQLDRDRYENNGVKMIDLAPLFPRTEWPDSDERHRCAMEWFLWTLKLGEPQNKLRWPKPTRVPQPKLSSSFIPQLPPGTPPLPNLGPASSKDNKISPEGLIELSKRWHEQRLHYPGWVVTPSENRAVIWNYTHGWINPIVNSIGSLDFPENLYLLFELIWRLDKALVPPYGRVAEALRKLLISINPYPQIIHQDEAEYRPDVEEVRELNWKRIGESWVYLAFAMARQTREFFNENEHQQWMGWLEKVSELKKEWKIRYYYEDSLYNLFKFNQDQVHEILETWPEDYDIPHLAVKRAAILAELGELADAERILHDTLTQLRSHLQSNVDDYALLSQEGWTMNLLHLISHSNLWPLDDTLTEEFHNRWERLGYYRCSPLPDIEWLKTGVSTPTPASVPRFERKRDFDPGTVTNTMHLFSGQDFDRYLSAFSFLRLYEDAGMPMMCGFVSVYSEEIANASNAIEDLAPYWSLNALIRSRKNDHVNTRFNRAYIAALSQEQVDAYRSLLFNSLQKSVKYLIENPSINHRTKPSFPYRQTITLSELLSRLCIRFSPSELSQLLETTSEMYKSPVFYRDPALHDGIKHLFQRIFHTMTDDQILLLLPQLLSLPIVNEDNYRPAIVGHWIEPFEYINLGKNVTIPENLDQNVIKIQIARLIRIAKLEDNEARSRALLRLVFLINTRALDEAEEKEFAEAMWDRIDPNTSLPGQTSFLKSAFFRLPQIENGDAKEKFRNYLSSIPIPRIIVRKFAPDGKQIGVTAHVSNNLSNYLSEWESASPPRTCPHTCEDGKYIDWTPDERSALLLKVEEVWDDLKELLGDPSKNLEPYTLDSLHSQFSGLVRLLNAVILPNIHQLRKDQAEKLKLQLLPEMEDLGVNVLSAYPFVLLIDSSYYERVTALLREGIISPNPSKVHDALIGIYHWICCSRNENCLSPPEDLLNELVHKISTRRQPELDMALNIAAATVEGCPGTFSQKQLQELYIGLEYLLVETDLAHEHESDARWDQPISIPLNEKPDIRRYSAVLAHALHKYCTAHNNGVPTVLDKWKEICKSDPLPEVRKAWKM; the protein is encoded by the coding sequence ATGCACGGTAATCTCCTTTTAGATGATCAAATCCACATTGAGCAAATTCGGAAATACCTGTGGAGCGGAAGAGAATATGGCAAAGCCGCAGTGATGGTCGGTAGCGGATTCAGCCGGAACGCCGAAAGATTCTCACAAACTACCCCTCCCTTTCCTCTTTGGAGCGACCTCGGAAGAATATTTTATGATGCCCTCAACCCCCAATGGAACGAACCTACATTGGGAAGCACCCGTCCGGTTTCCGGAGTGGCTGCCGTTAAATATGCGTCCGAGTATGAGGCCAAATTTGGGAGATTGGCTTTAAACAATCTTTTACTCGAAAGTACACCTGACAATAAGTATTCTCCTGGAAACCTGCATGAACTCCTACTATCATTACCGTGGTCAGATGTTTTCACCACAAACTATGACACCTTGCTAGAGCGAACACTTCCAAGAATATTTGATAAAAAATACGATACGATCGAGAATATTAACCAGATCCCTACTAAAATGAAACCACGAATAATCAAATTGCATGGAAGTTTCCCGTCAAACTTCCCGTTTATTATAACCCAAAAGGACTATGACGACTACCCTAAAAATTTTGCTCCGTTTACAAATTTGGTTCAACAATCAGTAATGGAAAATATCTTTTGCTTGATTGGTTTTTCTGGAGATGATCCAAATTTCGTCAGATGGGTCGAGTGGGTTAGAAAGTATCTAGGAGGATATGCTCCCCCAATCTATCTGTGCGGGGTTCTAGACGCGAACCAACTTGACAGAGATAGGTATGAGAATAACGGCGTCAAGATGATCGATCTTGCACCATTATTCCCTCGTACTGAGTGGCCAGACTCTGATGAAAGGCACCGATGTGCTATGGAATGGTTTTTGTGGACGTTAAAACTTGGTGAGCCTCAAAATAAGTTAAGATGGCCTAAACCCACAAGGGTTCCACAACCCAAACTCAGTAGCAGTTTTATTCCCCAACTTCCACCGGGTACGCCCCCTCTACCTAACTTGGGGCCAGCGAGTTCTAAGGATAATAAAATCTCTCCAGAGGGTCTCATCGAACTGTCTAAGAGATGGCACGAACAGAGACTTCACTATCCGGGTTGGGTTGTTACTCCCAGTGAGAATCGTGCGGTGATTTGGAATTATACTCATGGCTGGATAAACCCTATCGTAAATTCGATTGGATCTCTCGATTTCCCTGAGAATCTCTACTTGCTCTTTGAACTGATCTGGAGGCTTGATAAAGCCCTTGTCCCACCCTATGGTAGGGTTGCTGAGGCCTTAAGGAAGTTATTGATCTCAATAAATCCATACCCCCAGATCATTCATCAGGATGAGGCAGAATATAGGCCAGACGTTGAGGAAGTAAGAGAACTTAATTGGAAACGGATCGGCGAAAGTTGGGTTTATCTCGCCTTTGCTATGGCAAGGCAAACGCGTGAGTTCTTCAATGAGAATGAACACCAACAGTGGATGGGTTGGCTGGAAAAAGTAAGTGAATTGAAAAAGGAATGGAAAATCAGATATTACTACGAAGACTCATTGTACAATCTTTTCAAATTCAACCAGGATCAGGTTCACGAGATTCTCGAAACATGGCCAGAAGATTACGATATCCCTCATCTTGCAGTTAAACGCGCTGCGATTCTTGCAGAGTTAGGAGAATTGGCCGACGCGGAGCGGATATTGCATGATACACTAACCCAACTTCGCTCCCACTTACAATCTAATGTTGACGACTATGCCTTACTCTCGCAAGAGGGTTGGACGATGAATTTGTTGCATCTGATTAGTCATAGCAACCTATGGCCTCTCGATGACACCCTTACTGAGGAATTCCATAATCGATGGGAGCGATTGGGATATTACCGGTGTAGCCCTCTGCCTGATATTGAATGGTTGAAAACGGGCGTTAGTACTCCTACACCAGCATCCGTCCCACGGTTTGAAAGGAAAAGAGACTTTGATCCCGGTACAGTGACGAATACAATGCATCTCTTCTCAGGTCAAGACTTTGATAGGTATCTTTCAGCATTTTCCTTTTTGAGACTGTATGAGGATGCAGGCATGCCGATGATGTGTGGATTTGTCTCAGTCTACTCAGAGGAAATTGCCAATGCGTCGAACGCTATCGAAGACCTTGCACCTTATTGGTCTTTAAACGCATTAATTCGGTCACGGAAAAATGACCATGTAAATACGCGGTTTAACCGCGCATATATTGCTGCTCTCAGCCAAGAACAGGTAGATGCATATCGTTCGTTATTATTCAATTCCCTCCAAAAATCAGTAAAATACTTAATCGAAAATCCTTCCATTAACCATCGAACTAAGCCATCTTTTCCATATCGACAGACCATAACACTCTCTGAACTCCTCTCCAGACTTTGTATTAGATTTTCACCGTCAGAACTGTCACAGTTACTAGAAACAACAAGCGAGATGTACAAAAGCCCTGTTTTTTATCGCGATCCTGCGTTGCACGATGGTATCAAGCACTTATTCCAGAGAATCTTTCACACAATGACAGATGATCAAATTTTATTATTACTCCCACAGTTGCTATCACTTCCTATAGTAAATGAAGACAACTACCGCCCTGCAATCGTAGGGCATTGGATCGAACCGTTTGAATACATCAACCTCGGGAAAAATGTTACCATTCCCGAAAATCTCGATCAAAACGTAATCAAAATACAGATAGCGAGACTAATACGAATTGCAAAGCTGGAGGATAACGAGGCCAGGTCACGCGCGCTCTTGCGATTAGTTTTCCTAATCAATACCAGAGCGCTTGATGAGGCGGAAGAAAAGGAATTTGCCGAGGCTATGTGGGATAGAATTGATCCAAATACAAGCCTTCCAGGTCAAACGTCATTCCTCAAATCAGCATTCTTCAGGCTCCCTCAAATTGAAAACGGCGATGCAAAAGAGAAATTTAGAAACTACTTATCCTCAATACCGATCCCTAGGATAATCGTCCGCAAATTTGCACCAGATGGTAAACAAATAGGTGTAACAGCACATGTTTCAAACAATCTCTCAAACTACCTAAGTGAGTGGGAAAGTGCATCTCCACCAAGAACATGTCCCCATACCTGTGAGGACGGCAAGTACATTGATTGGACTCCTGATGAACGATCTGCTTTGCTCCTCAAAGTCGAAGAAGTGTGGGATGATCTAAAGGAACTCTTAGGTGATCCCAGCAAAAATTTGGAACCATACACTCTGGACTCGCTCCATTCGCAATTTTCTGGGCTTGTCAGATTACTCAACGCTGTAATATTACCTAATATTCACCAACTGCGTAAAGACCAGGCAGAGAAACTCAAACTCCAACTGTTACCTGAGATGGAAGATCTGGGGGTTAATGTCCTTTCAGCCTATCCTTTTGTTCTTTTGATAGACTCTAGTTATTATGAACGGGTAACTGCTCTGTTGCGGGAGGGGATCATTTCGCCAAACCCTTCTAAAGTGCATGATGCGCTGATTGGAATTTATCACTGGATCTGCTGTAGCAGAAACGAAAACTGTTTGTCACCCCCAGAAGACTTACTGAATGAATTGGTGCATAAGATATCTACTCGTCGACAACCCGAACTGGATATGGCCCTGAATATCGCCGCAGCAACTGTGGAAGGCTGTCCAGGTACTTTTTCTCAAAAGCAACTGCAGGAACTCTATATTGGACTAGAATATCTTCTCGTTGAGACAGACCTTGCGCACGAACATGAGAGCGATGCACGTTGGGATCAGCCGATATCTATACCTCTTAACGAAAAACCAGACATACGGCGGTATTCGGCAGTTTTAGCGCATGCACTTCACAAATATTGCACTGCTCATAACAACGGTGTGCCGACAGTGCTCGACAAATGGAAAGAGATCTGTAAAAGCGATCCATTGCCGGAAGTGCGAAAAGCATGGAAAATGTAA
- a CDS encoding MBL fold metallo-hydrolase, whose product MLFEKIKSEILAHNSYVIGSGGEAAVIDPRRDCLIYGSIAGRENMKITKIFETHKNEDYVIGSRELARPTGAEILHGAREAFGFGTGVREGETFMIGSLEIEVLETPGHTVESISLLLRDRSVSDDPLMVFTGDALFAGDVGRTDLAGEDLRREMSEMLYASLHEKILPLPDGVIVCPAHGAGSVCGGNISDREYTTIGFEKATNRLLSMEREEFVESKVNERLYEPPYFTMMRKLNREGPPLIYNLPHLRAYSAREIRFLLDKKAQIVDIRSPTSFAGGHIPGTLNIWRQGLPLYMGYYLNYEDPIVLVDDFNLDLDRVVRHFVRLGYDNIAGYLAGGFAAWFRQGEEIERAGTWSPTDLAEHLDDPSVWILDVRNVNHREEDGHIAGSHHIYVGHLEEHLAEIPEEKQIVVHCDVGFKGSLAASILEKHGFRNVTNLLGGTVGWAAANYPLLKD is encoded by the coding sequence ATGCTGTTTGAGAAGATAAAATCCGAGATACTTGCTCACAATTCATACGTCATCGGGTCGGGCGGGGAGGCGGCGGTCATCGATCCGCGTCGCGACTGCCTGATCTACGGGAGCATCGCCGGGCGCGAGAACATGAAGATCACGAAGATCTTTGAGACGCATAAGAACGAGGACTATGTCATCGGCTCCCGGGAGCTCGCCCGTCCGACCGGGGCGGAGATCCTGCACGGGGCACGGGAGGCGTTCGGGTTCGGCACCGGCGTCCGGGAAGGGGAGACGTTCATGATCGGATCGCTCGAGATCGAGGTCCTGGAGACGCCCGGCCATACCGTGGAGAGCATATCGCTCCTGCTCCGCGACCGGTCCGTCTCCGACGACCCGTTGATGGTCTTTACCGGCGATGCGCTCTTTGCCGGCGATGTCGGGAGAACCGATCTTGCCGGCGAAGACCTGCGGCGGGAGATGTCCGAGATGCTTTATGCGAGCCTGCACGAGAAGATTCTCCCGCTTCCCGACGGGGTGATCGTCTGCCCCGCCCATGGCGCCGGTTCGGTCTGCGGCGGGAATATCAGCGACCGGGAGTACACGACCATCGGTTTTGAAAAGGCAACCAACCGGCTGCTCTCCATGGAGAGAGAAGAGTTCGTCGAGTCTAAGGTGAACGAACGGCTCTACGAGCCGCCGTATTTTACGATGATGCGGAAACTCAACCGGGAAGGCCCGCCCCTGATCTACAACCTCCCGCACCTGCGGGCCTATTCGGCCAGGGAGATCCGCTTTCTCCTGGACAAGAAGGCGCAGATCGTCGATATCCGGTCCCCGACGAGTTTCGCCGGGGGGCATATCCCCGGGACCCTCAACATCTGGCGGCAGGGCCTCCCCCTCTACATGGGCTACTACCTGAATTACGAGGACCCGATCGTTCTCGTGGACGACTTCAACCTGGATCTGGACCGCGTGGTGCGCCACTTCGTGCGGCTCGGCTACGACAACATCGCGGGATACCTCGCCGGCGGGTTTGCGGCCTGGTTCCGGCAGGGCGAGGAGATCGAGCGGGCCGGCACCTGGTCCCCCACCGACCTCGCGGAGCACCTGGACGACCCGTCGGTCTGGATCCTCGACGTCAGGAACGTCAACCACCGGGAGGAGGACGGCCACATCGCGGGCTCCCACCACATCTACGTCGGGCACCTCGAAGAGCACCTGGCGGAGATCCCCGAGGAGAAGCAGATCGTCGTCCACTGCGACGTCGGGTTCAAGGGGAGCCTTGCCGCGAGCATCCTCGAGAAGCACGGCTTTCGGAACGTCACGAACCTGCTCGGCGGCACTGTCGGCTGGGCAGCGGCGAACTATCCGCTTCTCAAGGACTGA
- a CDS encoding acetate--CoA ligase family protein, whose product MLTESEGYRLLDSCGIPVPPHHLATSAGDARAAAGRIGYPVVMKIISPEIIHKSDVGGVITGIEGPDDAEEAFGAIMRNSAARAPEAAVTGIIVEKQMPGGLEVLIGGKTDPSFGKVITFGLGGKLVELLEDVSIRVLPVTEDEIREMIHEIEGYRLIRGYRGEPPKDEEALVRIIAAMARIFVEDPRIREFDLNPVIVYEEGASVVDARIIVGDTAGGGAARLSIRAPQDLFYPKSIAVIGASASPNKVGYSVLRNLLSFPGDLYPVNPARAELFGRKAYASVKEIPGPVDWVVIAVPARLVPGVMEECGEKGVRLAIIVTAGFREIGGDGAALEEEVTTIARRHSIRIIGPNCLGIMMPHQWINATFDPVSPRPGGVAFISQSGAIITTVVDWSLPEEFGFSAVVSVGNQADLGFEHYLRFAEQDEKTRSVTLYVEEILDGRGFAQIVREVAGRKPVVAVKSGSSLKGKAAASSHTGSLAGSYDVYVAAFKQAGVIPARSLRDAFNLAELLASEGYPQGKRAIAITSAGGFAVLSSDYAETHGVDMVDLPDDVLRELNAFLPPYWNHANPMDILGDADATRFAALFDVLIRHQDFWDIAFVIAVPTTLVDPAHVANEIVRFSRNTEKMVVGCMLGGDSIRSGLRILRGCRIPNFSELEDAFKAVGSILEVRATRQGKQSHLPRADRCPGDGW is encoded by the coding sequence ATGCTAACCGAATCTGAGGGATACCGCCTGCTGGACTCGTGCGGGATACCGGTGCCGCCCCATCACCTCGCCACCAGCGCCGGCGATGCACGGGCGGCCGCCGGGCGGATAGGCTACCCCGTCGTCATGAAGATCATCTCGCCGGAGATCATCCATAAAAGCGATGTCGGCGGAGTCATCACCGGGATCGAGGGACCGGATGATGCCGAGGAGGCGTTCGGGGCCATCATGAGGAACAGTGCCGCCAGGGCCCCGGAAGCGGCGGTCACCGGCATCATCGTCGAGAAACAGATGCCCGGGGGGCTCGAGGTGCTGATCGGCGGGAAGACCGACCCGTCGTTCGGGAAAGTCATCACGTTCGGCCTCGGAGGGAAACTGGTGGAACTCCTCGAAGATGTCTCCATCCGGGTACTGCCCGTCACCGAAGACGAGATCCGCGAGATGATCCACGAGATAGAGGGTTACCGGCTCATCCGGGGATACCGGGGGGAGCCCCCGAAGGACGAGGAGGCCCTCGTCCGGATCATCGCGGCGATGGCACGCATCTTCGTCGAGGACCCACGGATCCGGGAGTTCGACCTGAACCCGGTCATCGTCTATGAAGAAGGAGCCAGCGTCGTCGATGCGAGGATCATCGTCGGGGATACCGCCGGAGGCGGTGCCGCCCGCCTCAGTATCCGGGCGCCCCAGGATCTTTTCTATCCGAAATCCATTGCGGTGATAGGCGCATCCGCAAGCCCGAACAAGGTGGGCTACTCCGTCCTCCGGAATCTCCTATCCTTTCCCGGGGACCTCTATCCGGTCAACCCGGCACGGGCGGAACTCTTCGGGCGCAAGGCCTACGCCTCTGTGAAGGAGATCCCGGGCCCGGTCGACTGGGTGGTCATCGCCGTGCCGGCCCGTCTCGTCCCGGGGGTGATGGAGGAGTGCGGTGAGAAGGGCGTCCGGCTCGCGATCATCGTCACCGCCGGGTTCCGCGAGATCGGCGGTGACGGCGCGGCCCTCGAGGAGGAGGTCACGACGATCGCGCGCAGGCACTCTATCCGGATCATCGGTCCGAACTGCCTCGGGATCATGATGCCGCACCAGTGGATCAACGCCACGTTCGACCCGGTCTCACCGAGGCCCGGGGGCGTGGCCTTCATCTCCCAGAGCGGCGCGATCATCACCACCGTCGTCGACTGGAGCCTCCCTGAAGAGTTCGGGTTCTCTGCCGTCGTCTCGGTGGGCAATCAGGCGGACCTCGGGTTTGAACATTACCTCCGGTTTGCCGAGCAGGACGAAAAGACCCGGTCGGTCACCCTGTACGTCGAGGAGATCCTGGACGGACGCGGGTTTGCCCAGATCGTGCGTGAGGTTGCCGGGAGAAAGCCGGTGGTGGCGGTGAAGTCCGGGTCGTCCCTGAAGGGCAAGGCTGCGGCATCATCCCACACCGGCTCGCTTGCCGGGAGTTACGATGTGTATGTCGCGGCGTTCAAGCAGGCGGGGGTGATACCGGCCCGGAGCCTTCGGGACGCCTTCAACCTGGCGGAGCTCCTGGCGTCCGAGGGCTACCCGCAGGGAAAACGGGCGATTGCCATCACCAGTGCGGGAGGGTTCGCCGTCCTCTCTTCCGACTACGCCGAGACGCACGGGGTCGATATGGTCGACCTCCCGGACGACGTGCTTCGCGAGTTGAACGCGTTCCTGCCGCCGTACTGGAACCACGCAAACCCGATGGATATCCTCGGTGATGCCGACGCCACCCGGTTCGCCGCCCTCTTCGACGTGCTGATCCGGCACCAGGACTTCTGGGACATCGCGTTCGTGATCGCCGTGCCGACCACGCTCGTCGATCCGGCGCACGTTGCAAACGAGATCGTCCGGTTCTCCCGGAACACGGAGAAGATGGTGGTGGGCTGTATGCTTGGCGGCGACAGTATCAGGAGCGGCCTGCGCATCCTCCGGGGTTGCCGGATCCCGAACTTCTCGGAACTTGAAGATGCGTTCAAGGCGGTGGGAAGCATCCTCGAGGTCAGGGCCACCCGGCAGGGTAAGCAGTCCCACCTTCCCCGTGCCGACCGGTGTCCGGGCGACGGATGGTAA
- a CDS encoding iron ABC transporter substrate-binding protein, whose translation MPLCRYAGLLAALVVLMLAAGCTGTGTDSTVAQGNTSQTVTITDGFERTVTVPSPPESVVCSGSGGLRYLVYLQSQDLAVGVDDQEKKEQVMEGRPYALACGSQFKDLPLIGELRGKDDPEKILGIGPQVIFKTGSTGTSYGTSAAEADKLQGKTGIPVVAFPYGSLRNDAEKTEMYAGLRAMGKVLGKEDRAEEVIAYIEATIADLEARTGDIPEAEQKAVYIGGVSSAGAHGIISTEPAYPPFLWVHAKNVAAGLGTAHADVAKEALVDWDPEYIFIDAGTIQMENDGAIGELKTDPALQGLSASKEGRVYGVLSYNFYNVNYETVLADAYFIGKTLYPDRFADVDPEEKADEIYTFFVGKPLFEEHNSEYRSLGFTAIPL comes from the coding sequence ATGCCTCTATGCCGATACGCCGGGCTGCTTGCGGCCCTCGTTGTACTTATGCTCGCCGCCGGGTGTACCGGCACCGGGACCGATTCGACCGTCGCCCAGGGCAACACCAGCCAGACCGTCACGATCACCGACGGGTTTGAGCGGACGGTCACCGTCCCGTCGCCCCCGGAGAGTGTGGTCTGCTCGGGCTCCGGAGGTCTCCGTTACCTCGTCTACCTGCAGAGCCAGGACCTCGCCGTCGGCGTCGACGACCAGGAGAAGAAAGAGCAGGTGATGGAAGGCCGGCCTTATGCCCTCGCTTGCGGGTCGCAGTTCAAGGACCTCCCCCTGATCGGTGAACTCAGGGGCAAGGACGACCCCGAGAAGATCCTCGGCATAGGCCCCCAGGTCATCTTCAAGACCGGGTCCACCGGCACATCATACGGGACCAGTGCCGCCGAGGCCGACAAACTCCAGGGGAAGACCGGCATCCCGGTCGTGGCCTTCCCCTACGGCTCCCTTCGGAACGACGCCGAGAAAACCGAGATGTACGCCGGCCTCCGCGCAATGGGCAAGGTTCTCGGGAAAGAGGACCGGGCCGAAGAGGTGATCGCCTACATCGAGGCGACGATAGCCGATCTCGAGGCCCGGACCGGCGACATTCCCGAGGCTGAACAGAAAGCGGTCTACATCGGCGGTGTCTCCTCGGCGGGCGCCCACGGCATCATCTCCACCGAACCGGCCTATCCGCCGTTCCTCTGGGTGCATGCGAAGAACGTCGCGGCAGGTCTCGGCACGGCTCACGCCGATGTCGCGAAAGAGGCGCTCGTCGACTGGGATCCCGAATACATCTTCATCGACGCCGGCACGATCCAGATGGAGAACGACGGGGCAATCGGCGAGCTGAAGACCGACCCCGCACTCCAGGGCCTCTCTGCCTCGAAGGAAGGCAGAGTTTACGGTGTTCTCTCCTATAACTTCTACAACGTGAACTACGAGACCGTGCTTGCCGATGCCTACTTCATCGGGAAGACCCTGTATCCCGACCGGTTCGCCGATGTCGATCCGGAAGAGAAAGCGGACGAGATCTATACGTTCTTTGTCGGCAAACCGCTCTTTGAGGAACACAACAGTGAGTACAGGAGTCTCGGGTTCACCGCGATCCCGCTGTAA
- a CDS encoding FecCD family ABC transporter permease: protein MHFADGAIPAEYLGYVRKKNLWILGGAVLLFLLLIVSISVGAVSIPPYDVFLSLVNGTIDRINVLLHPGTALTVSSTDLIVWNIRLPQALAAIVAGVGLSVAGVAMQSILRNPLGSPFTLGISNAGAFGAAVSVILLGAGEMHSSVANAVTLNNPYLTTMVAFIFCLLATAVILLISRIRGASPEVMVLAGVALSSLFTAGTMFLQYFADDTQLAAVVFWTFGDVGRASWQELGIMALVTVAACLYFIANRWNYNAIDAGDETAKGLGVSVEAVRDIGMVVAALVSAVIVSFLGVIGFVGLVCPHMVRRLIGDDQRYLIPGSCVMGGILLLASDTVARVIVAPYILPVAVLTAFLGAPVFIYLLLRGYRR, encoded by the coding sequence ATGCACTTTGCAGACGGGGCCATCCCTGCGGAATACCTGGGATATGTGCGGAAGAAGAATCTCTGGATACTTGGCGGGGCAGTCCTCCTCTTTCTCCTCCTGATCGTATCAATTTCGGTTGGTGCGGTCAGCATTCCCCCGTACGACGTCTTTCTCTCCCTCGTGAACGGCACCATCGACCGGATCAACGTGCTCCTCCACCCTGGCACCGCTCTCACCGTATCCAGCACAGACCTGATCGTCTGGAACATCCGCCTCCCACAGGCACTTGCCGCGATCGTCGCCGGGGTCGGGCTCTCGGTGGCGGGAGTCGCCATGCAGTCGATCCTCCGAAACCCGCTCGGGTCGCCGTTTACGCTCGGCATCTCGAACGCCGGCGCATTCGGGGCGGCCGTCTCGGTCATCCTCCTCGGCGCGGGAGAGATGCACTCTTCGGTCGCTAACGCCGTCACCCTGAACAACCCCTACCTGACGACGATGGTGGCGTTCATCTTCTGTCTCCTCGCGACAGCCGTGATCCTGCTCATCTCCCGGATACGCGGGGCGTCTCCCGAGGTGATGGTGCTCGCCGGCGTCGCCCTCTCCTCCCTCTTCACGGCGGGGACGATGTTTCTGCAGTACTTCGCCGACGATACCCAGCTCGCCGCAGTCGTCTTCTGGACGTTCGGCGACGTCGGCCGGGCCAGCTGGCAGGAACTCGGGATCATGGCCCTCGTCACGGTAGCGGCCTGCCTCTACTTCATCGCGAACCGCTGGAACTACAACGCGATCGACGCCGGCGACGAGACCGCAAAAGGGCTCGGGGTCAGCGTCGAAGCGGTGCGTGATATCGGAATGGTCGTCGCGGCCCTCGTATCCGCCGTGATCGTCTCGTTCCTCGGGGTCATCGGGTTCGTGGGCCTGGTCTGTCCGCACATGGTGAGGAGACTCATCGGCGACGACCAGCGCTACCTGATCCCGGGGTCCTGCGTGATGGGCGGGATCCTCCTCCTCGCCTCGGATACCGTCGCCCGGGTCATCGTGGCGCCGTACATCCTCCCCGTCGCCGTGCTCACGGCATTCCTGGGCGCACCGGTCTTCATCTACCTGCTTCTCAGGGGGTACCGGCGATGA
- a CDS encoding ABC transporter ATP-binding protein, with product MILDVAGVAFNYRSVPVIRDITFDLSPHQILAILGPNGVGKTTLLKCMNAILRPKTGSVLIEGADLLTADRMEIARKVGYVPQRCEAGRMTVFDAVLLGRRPHIGWDVTEADIRIVEVAIRMLNLEDLTLRYIDEMSGGELQKVSIARALVQEPRVLLLDEPTSSLDLKNQLEILGIVRRVTTDHNVAAVMTMHDLNMALRYADRFILLKDGVIHAAGGPDVVTPETIEAVYGVPVTVERYNGFRFVVPLEPESA from the coding sequence ATGATCCTCGACGTCGCCGGCGTGGCGTTCAATTACCGGAGCGTTCCGGTCATCCGGGATATCACGTTCGACCTCTCGCCGCACCAGATCCTCGCGATCCTGGGGCCGAACGGCGTCGGAAAGACGACGCTCTTAAAATGCATGAACGCCATCCTGCGGCCGAAGACCGGGTCGGTCCTCATCGAGGGGGCGGACCTCCTCACCGCAGACCGGATGGAGATCGCCCGCAAGGTCGGCTACGTTCCGCAACGGTGTGAGGCCGGCCGGATGACCGTCTTCGACGCCGTCCTCCTCGGGCGCCGGCCGCATATCGGGTGGGACGTGACGGAGGCGGATATCCGGATCGTCGAGGTGGCGATCCGGATGCTCAACCTCGAGGACCTGACGCTGCGCTACATCGACGAGATGAGCGGCGGGGAACTCCAGAAGGTGAGCATCGCCCGGGCGCTCGTTCAGGAGCCCCGGGTGCTGCTCCTCGACGAACCGACGAGCAGCCTCGACCTCAAAAACCAGCTCGAGATCCTCGGGATCGTCCGGCGAGTGACAACGGACCACAACGTTGCCGCGGTGATGACGATGCACGACCTGAACATGGCGCTCCGCTACGCCGACCGGTTCATCCTCCTAAAAGACGGTGTCATCCACGCCGCGGGGGGCCCCGACGTGGTGACGCCGGAGACCATCGAGGCGGTCTACGGCGTTCCCGTGACTGTCGAGCGATACAACGGGTTCCGCTTCGTCGTCCCCCTGGAACCGGAGAGCGCCTGA
- a CDS encoding DUF1622 domain-containing protein translates to MPAGHMVLETFIGIAEIVLGTFGALFIVYGAVIAIVELLARETRVRALSYHDIRWVFTTRILIGLEFFVAADVLKTILEPTLEDLTILGALVAIRTVVSYFLGKEVSELPEDRKM, encoded by the coding sequence ATGCCCGCCGGGCATATGGTGCTCGAAACGTTCATCGGGATCGCCGAGATAGTCCTCGGAACATTCGGGGCGCTCTTCATCGTCTACGGAGCGGTGATCGCGATCGTCGAGCTCCTGGCACGGGAGACACGCGTCAGAGCGCTGAGTTACCACGACATCCGGTGGGTCTTCACCACGCGTATCCTGATCGGCCTCGAGTTCTTCGTTGCCGCCGATGTCTTGAAGACGATCCTCGAACCGACGCTCGAGGATCTGACCATCCTCGGGGCGCTCGTCGCCATCAGGACCGTCGTGAGTTACTTCCTCGGGAAGGAGGTGAGCGAACTCCCGGAGGACAGAAAAATGTAA